aaatattccgATGAATGGTATTTGTGTTTGGTGGGTATGCAGGCGGTTAACTTATTCAGTCTATGTGTTAAGTCACACCTTCTTTAAGGTTTGATTAGATTCCAGTGAAATACCTGAAATTTGTATTGTAAATATAATAATGCAGGACCTAGTTCTTGTCAGGTTAACACTGGCGTATCTATACGGGGGGTTAAGTTATTGGTGAGTATTACTGTAAATCTTGGTAACGCCAAAGAGACAGTTCGTCCACacaaggtgtttttcagcatctGGGCTGTTTAATTAAGGATCGATTCAGTAACTTATTGCATTGGTTCAAAGTCCTCTAATGGCATGAAATAGAAGTTCCAGGGTTGAATACGTTCGGTCTAAACCTCTGGAAACAGCCCAGATGCACTTGGGTACTGTCCCCACAAAGTGAGTATTCTTGGGTGCATAGAGGCCGAGGTGCTGTTTTTCAGGCTTAACTTGAAGaataaaattgttatttttttcccatactGCTATGATTTCTTTCACTCTAATCGTTTTTAGATATTCAGCTGCTAAAAACTTTGCAGTATCTCAGTGACTAAAACCAAAAAGTCCCCAATTAGAAGCATAGTTGTACAgattattaatgtatatttggtatttttaaaatccttgGAAGGACATGTTTCCGAACGAACTCTTTAACTGCTGAATTCCTCTGTGATATTTGAATTTAGAGGCTCGAAGggcccttttttaaaaaaaaaaagtttattgtaCTCTCGGTGTTTTAGGTTTAACAAGGTAAATCCTAGTAAAACCACACCTTGTTTCCAATAATATGGGTGTGAGAAATAGCAAGGTGGCTGTCAGAGGAAGACCTGTAACTTGTTACAGAGGAAAACAGACAGAAAGGCCATGtgtgtaattaaaatatatggCAGTATGGGATGTGGAGTTGCCTTTTTCGCAGAATACCAGCTACAGTAGGTTTTGGCTGGGTACGTTTCCACAAGCTTTTCACCTCCCCAATTAGAAGTGTCCTTGTCAGTGTTTGTAGCTTTTTGCATCTTGATCAATTCTCTTGCTTCACAAGACCTTTGTTTTGAATCTgcagaaaacccaaaacaaagcgaTCGAAGAGGTTTCTCCAGAGCCGGGAGCCCAAGCTCACTGAAAATGAGAAGAGTGCGATGCTCATCAAAGGGGGGAACACCAGTGAAACTGTCACCCAGGCTCTGAAGGACCTTGTGAGTGTCGTTTCTCTCCGATGATCCCTGTAAGCGGTTGCGTGTGTGTAGGATCCCAAGGCGCTTGACACAGCAGGGGACACACTTCATCCACGGTAGACCTGCTGGAGAAGTGAGATCGTTATCGCCAGTTTATTTAGGGAGCAAGCCCAGAGTGACATTTAGCCAcaacaccagggtaacactcaAACTCGTTTTTAAAAGTGCCATAGGGTCTTTTCCGAGCAAGTTACCAGAACCGTGGTTTGACATCTAATCCGAAGGAATGGATATTACAGCACAGCGTCCATGATCAATGATATGTCCTGCGTACTCTCTGCGTCACCCCAACCCCCACCAGAAACGTGGTGTAGGATTTAAGATTCCAAAATATGAGTAGAGGAGTTTTTTTTGCCATATTTACACcacgtacattggaattcttattgGTGCGATCTCTCGGGATgtgcacagtacagcagacaacacCACAGAATGTAGACTGTACTTTACAAACTTAATAAGTAATACAACCAGAATGATAAATATGTTGTGGGATTgtaaatatgtagtagtgagagacaaaaaaaacatggtcgACTATGCAAATAGTGCAGATGTGTATTGACTCTGAGGCACTGCAGATAGCTGTTGAGGATGTGCACTCAGtagggtagaagctgttcttgagtctagTGGCCTGTGCTTTAACAGTGTGGCACCGCTGGCCAGAGAGCAGGGGTGGCTGGGATCCTGAAGGATGGATTTGGTGATTGGGCCTTATTGTGACAGTGGATGATCTCACCGATTGATGGTAAATCACATCTTATGATCCTCTGTGCTGTTGCCACAGCCCTTTGTAGTGCATCTCTGTCATGAGTGGTAGTACAGCTGTACCATGAAAATATAAGGGTATGGCATAAACTGGACACTTCTTTGTCCAAAAAACTGGAtataaagctgttttttaaaactccCAGGACATAAACAGTGTGTATTTCTTTCAgtattcaaatgttttattataaacCTTTTCCTGAAATTTGTCTGGAACTCATTTAATCTGCAAATCATTTGTTAATGAGTCCACATTAGGATTTTTGAACATTTGAATAGCTTTTGCTTAAAAACGATCTGGGAGAGATGCCCGGAAGGATTTTTGCTGTGTGCTGATGCACAGTGGAAATGCATCAGTTCTAACGGAttcaatcaaatattttaagcGTGCAAATAAAACAATCACAGCACTCGAGTGAAAACCCATCAAAATACATCTGTATGTTGCATCTTAACACAGTCCTGCCAGCACTGATTTTTGGCATACCATACCACTTTTGCTGTGCCTCTGCAGTCAGCTGGCAAAGCTGATCCAGAGGCCCGATTAGATTGAGCAACATAAGCACCCGCACACTGCTTGCCCAGGTCGCTGCACGAGCTGTGGGCCTGAGCTTCGTCCAGGGCAGAACGGCATTCCTGAGTCATTCCACTGCAACTCTGTTGCCTCCATCTTGCCTGGTCTTCAACCGCTGAAGGCAGGGATTTTGTCTCTCGGCTGTCGGCGTTTCTTCTGAACGTCAGCAGGCAGATCCTTTTTGTCCTGGCAGTTTATTACAGCTGTCCCGTTTATATGCAGGCTACTTTTCTCATGCTGCAGTCGGAGATCGTGACAGGACTGGTGAATCTTCCTGTCCTCGGGTCTGCCAGTTACACAGCCTGTTTGCTGCTTTCTCTGGACTGGACAGCTTAATTTCCCGACAGGACATCGGCACGTCATCTGTGCACTTTCTCACCACGAGACCACCCTCCCTTATTCCAATCCTAAATGAACCATAAgaaaggtttcaaaagagagCAGGCCATTCCACCCATCAGGACTGTTTTGTATCTAGTAGTAAATGAATCAGAGGGGCCAGGGTGTAGACTCCACAACACGGCTGGGTAGTTTTTCCACACTGCCACAGGCGGACTCGGACATAGAAAAGGCATCAGGTTTGTTCTTGCACCAGTTGAAATGATTGATAGATAagattttattgatcccgaagggaaattgatgttaCAGCAGCCCGAGACGAGCAAAaaagacagacatcagaattGGCGAAACAtaagaatgtacagtaatacaaaataaatatgaaatacagtaaattaaaataaatacataggtgtgtgcacaATATGAtgatagtcactgtaaaaacagtaaaatatgtgcaaaatgtgcgtaggtttatacagactgattgtccccaaaaaaaaagtacaatggagcaacatgctgtccatagacgagcaaatgaagggctaacagtcctagactagggcagcgttatacaccctgacagccaccgggaggaaagacctgcggaaacgttcccttgaacaccacAAAAACTGGGTAGTTTTTCCACACTGCCGCAAGCGTACTCAGACatagaatagaatagaaatGCTGTGTGCACAAGGTCCTTAATCAGCTAATTTTGTCGATTTTGTCGATTTGTACCCCACATGGCTGCCAGTCACTGAGCGTCTGTCGTTCTTTATAAGATCACACCTTCACAAGGAGCAGCGCTGCTCAAAATGTTATCTGCTCAGTATTTCAAATGAAAGCATCTTGATGCCTGTGCCCCGTGAGCTGTTGAAGTGTTTAAACCATCGTGTTTTCATCGTGCATCAGTGTGTTAACACGAGAACGGCACCAGTTGGTCTGAAGTGTGAGCAGAGACCACATGGGGGACATTTCTACTTTCAGAGCAATGCgtcttttttaaaaccataaaaaatgacttgtggTAAAAAAtcgttcttctttttttcagtattccCTGAAGAAACCAAATGCTGTTACTTACAAAAAGTAAGTATAAGTAACATTTTCAAGAGCTGCATTGTTAAAAAAGAACTACTACTTTGCTTTCCGTGCTggtaatttttaaattgatgcattttatgttttaatttctcttttaatcaaATCTTTAATCTAGTTCTTGTACGCATTTAGTAAAGTTAAATCTTTCCAACAATGAGGAACCATGAagaaatgtgtgtgtttgtttaaaatgggactctttcatttttcagaaaGAATATAACCAGACCCTTCGAGGACCAAACATCCATCGTAAGCAGCTCTCAGCTCTTTTGCTTCTTTTCACTCAGTGTAGCACTCTGTCCTCTAATGCAAACTTTTCCATCGAGGGCACAAGGCAAATCCATTggacaaaacaatatttcactTCGAGATTAAACAGGTGTTGCTCTGTAGaggaaaaacacatctacacacAGAGCTCTTGGGCACAGGACAGGGGTTGAGCTTGAGTGCCTTGAGGTTTACCATTTTCTCCATGTGTTTAATACCCAGGAGGGGGGTTCAGATCCTCTGCTGGACTCTTTCACAGGTCTGCCTCTTAGGTGTGACCCACCCGTTCCGGTGCTGTACATTTGCCTGCGATGGGATTGGGAAGTTTATACTGTCAGATGAGTTTAGAAGATACTCCATTCTTACTCAGGGACATAAcatgcacttaaaattaattaaaagcttTTCTGCAGCATGGGGGCACTGCAATTCAGCGTTGCTGCATCATAGTGTTGGGGCTCTGGGtgcagttcctggggtgctgtctgtacagcatgttctccccatgtttgcgggggtttcctttgggtgctccTGACTCATCCAgcagcccaaagacatgctggttggTTAGCTGACATCTGGGGAAACTGTCcgtgatgtgagtgtgtgtgtgcgcgccctGTGATcgactggcatcccacccagggtgtaacCCGCCTTGTGGCcgttgcttcctgggataggctccgactGCCCTGTAATCCAGAGTTGAacgaagtggttagaaaatggattgatggaatTAAGTATTTAACTCCCCCAGATTGCTTTTAAACTGGCTGTACTATTTGATTTGACCTTGCAGGAGTTCTTCTCAAAGAAGTCGGACTGCTCTTTGTTTGTATTTGGCTCCCACAATAAGAAACGGCCCCACAACCTCGTATTTGGTACGTATGCATCTTCCTACCACAGAAAGACCAAAACTGCAAGGCCAAAAGTGATCTGAAAAAGTGATTGTTCTTTACCAATTGCAGGGCGCATGTTCGATTTCCATGTGCTGGACATGATTGAGCTGGGAATTGAGAAGTTCGTGCCTTTGAAAGACTTCAAGGTAATGCGATCTTACAGGgctaaaagtaaatatttaagaTGGAGCTTCTCTTGGGTGAAACCCAGCAACATGCAGCGTATTTCAAAATGCAGTAACAGCCAGACCCCCTCTTCCTCTGTCGCAGAcgtggaaatatttttttttgtcagtgtgTAACCATGGAGATAATGAGAGTTTAGTCTTGATAGATACAAGGAAACTAAAACAAGTcatgattaaaagaaaaaggaagtTGGATTCAACGGTCAATTACGGCCACTGCTTGTTGGTTTACTTTTCAGTAGCTCGTGTGTCATTTGCCAGTAATTTGAGTTGTACCCTCCAAGGTTGGACTGCCCCCCCCAAAGTGCGTTTTTCTTGTCTTGCCTCATGGCTGTTGTACCATGACCAATTACAGGGGAGAACGAGGCAGGCAGACCCCTCCCCTCTGCCCACCTTTGAGCCAATGGTCTTCTCGGATATCGGCGGCCACTCCGCCTCCTGCGGGTGTTTCAGAGCTGATTGGTGGAGAGGCGTGTCTGTCACTGACGTGCCTGCAAGCACCTGGGGTGCCACAGGGCTCACTGAGAGCCAAGACAGCCGTGGCCACCTAATCGCACTCCACCTCCAGCAGAGCTCGGACAATTGTGCGTCGCAGTTGCCGGGTGACAagacccaggctcgaacccgtgatcgTGTAAATTAGCCatattagccagcagccatatcaccctgcaactcacaactggcaacccactgaagctaagcaggtgtgagcctggtcagtacctggatgggagacctcctgggaaaaactaaggttgctgctggaagaggtgttagtggagccagcagggggcgctcaccctgcggtccatgtgggtcctaatgccccagtgtagtgacggggacactaatactgtaaacaggcgctgtccttcggatgagacgtaaaaccgaggtcctgactctctgtggtcattaaaaatcccagggtgtttctcgaaaagagtaggggtgtaaccccggcatcctggccaaatttccccatcggctgttatcaatcatggcctcctaacaatccccctctgtgaattggcttcattactctgctctcctccccactgagagctgatgtgtggtgagcgttctggcgcactatggctgccgtcgcatcatccaggtggggctgcacattggtggtggtggaggggagtccccattacctgtaaagcgctttgagtggagtgtccagaaaaagcactatataagtgtaagcaattattattattattaaattaacctATTGGAATCTGAGCCCCCCTGTTCTTGAGTGCCTCCGCATCTGAGTTTGCTCAATGATCTCCCTTGATTAGATTTGCTCAGCGAAATGTTTCGTTTCCTCCCCCTGACCAGACTCGAGATTTTAACGGAGATGAATTCCGCCTGTGTTTTTCCTTCAGTTATATATGGCTTCTTGGTATTTGCCTGTTTTGATCTTTTGTGTGTGCGTGTAACTAAATTGAAAAACGAAAACGTTACAGTGGTGAGTGTTTTCTCACCTACCACGAACGCCGAGGAAGGCCCCAAGAAAGGCAGGGGCTTTGCCTTCCTTTTTAAATGGTGGGTTGAGGAAGGCCGGGGATGGGTCTTCATTTCTGTGTGCCGTGATGGTTCAGATCTCTGACCGTGCCTCTTGTCTTGAAACCTCAGAACAGTAAGTTCCCTGAAGGGACGAAGCCGCTGTTGGTCTTTGCCGGCGAAGCCTTTGACCTCAGTAATGAGCACAGACGTCTGAAGAGTCTTCTAACAGGTACGATGAACCTTCGCGATGAGCGAAGCCCGCTGTAGTGGTTTGCCCGACAGGAAGGACTTCTCCAACGCTGATGTTAGTGGCTCGTGTACTAGTTGGTTGTCGGAAACCTTGTTTTTCTCAATCTGAAATAGCCAGTTGTTGATGATCTGTTACCTTTGAACCTTTATTAGATTCCAAGCAGCAAGGCCAGGAGCAGAGCTACATTATAAGAGCCACACCCTGTGTCCTCTTTGTCACCCTGTGTACAAGCGTTAGAATGCATTCTCTGTGAAATGGGACACTCCTGCACTCACTTACCTATGTATGACATGTTTTGGATGATTGTTGgatgtgttttgtaaatgtcCTACGAATAACCTCTTGTTTCTTTATCTAGTGTTAAGAACGTGTAATGCTTAATATCGGTCTCTTTTGCGCTAATACTTTGTAATCAAGAACTTTTACCCACCTAGGCCACATTCACCAAAACAAGTTTTACCACCAGTGCATTTTCAAATTTGCTAGTTctatacattttttgtattgtttatgaGCACAGACGTCTAATGTTCTGCCACGTTCCCCACATTTAGAAGAGACAATAGCATGTGGGCCCCCTGCCTTTTTTGCTTTTGGAGGTAGGCCGCCTGCACAAGGTGGTGGTCCCAGTCCCAGCTTGAAGACGTTCAGGCAGGACGAGGTAACTTGCTGTAGCAGGGCAGCGTCAGGCTCTTTCCTGGGATGGACAGAAAGATCTGCCCTACAGGGCGATCGTCGGCAAGCAGAGAGGATGCAGTATCAGTTACAG
This genomic window from Lepisosteus oculatus isolate fLepOcu1 chromosome 2, fLepOcu1.hap2, whole genome shotgun sequence contains:
- the rpf2 gene encoding ribosome production factor 2 homolog produces the protein MTQLDAVVKPKTKRSKRFLQSREPKLTENEKSAMLIKGGNTSETVTQALKDLYSLKKPNAVTYKKKNITRPFEDQTSIEFFSKKSDCSLFVFGSHNKKRPHNLVFGRMFDFHVLDMIELGIEKFVPLKDFKNSKFPEGTKPLLVFAGEAFDLSNEHRRLKSLLTDFFRGPTVPCVRLAGLEHVLHFTALDGKIFLRSYKVLLKKSGCRTPRIELEEIGPSFDFVLRRTHLASDDLYKTAHKQPKALKAKKKKNISHDAFGTRFGRLHMQKQDLGKLQTRKMKGLRKRRGGDAERGPSAAKKARTP